In Pirellula sp. SH-Sr6A, the DNA window ACGTCGCACGAAATCGCGATTGCCTCGCCCCCGTTCTCTTGAATGGTGGCGACGGTGCTCGCCAGCTTTTCCGCATTGCGGGCGATGCAGAGCACTTTAGCGCCATTCTCGGCCAAGCGAATTGCGATCGTCTGCCCCAAACCCTGCGAAGCTCCTGTGACCATTGCCACTTGCCCGGAGAGATTCGCCGAAAGTCCTAACGGTGTGCTAGCCATTCAATCATTCCAATCGTCAAAAACAGTCCAAATTACCTGGAGCGAAATGATACCAACCTATCGCAGTCTGTCACCCGCAAGTCCTACGATCCGCCAAGGGGATCGGTTACAATGGAGTCGGTTGCGAACCCGTCCCCTGGAATCTCGAAACATGTCGTCTCCCATCCCCGTTCAGCTTTCTCGAATCATCATCAGCGAGATTAGCGATAACCAAGTGATCTACCTCAAAGAGGTAGACGGAGATCGGCAAATGCCCATTCTGATCGGGATCTTTGAAGCGACCAGCATTGATCGCCGGGTGAAGAGCGTTGCAAAACCGCCCCGTCCTCTCACTCACGATTTGGTGGTGCAGGTCGCCGAGGCGCTGGGGGGAGAAGTCGAAAGCGTCGCCATTACCGATTTGCAGGACCAGACCTACTTTGCCCAACTGCGCATCCGCCGGGGTGAGGAGTTGCTTGAAATCGACACGCGTCCCTC includes these proteins:
- a CDS encoding bifunctional nuclease family protein, producing the protein MSSPIPVQLSRIIISEISDNQVIYLKEVDGDRQMPILIGIFEATSIDRRVKSVAKPPRPLTHDLVVQVAEALGGEVESVAITDLQDQTYFAQLRIRRGEELLEIDTRPSDAIAIAVTFQPPLPIFVAEEVLEKASGKS